A stretch of Desulfobotulus pelophilus DNA encodes these proteins:
- a CDS encoding exodeoxyribonuclease I, which translates to MGSYLFYDLETSGLNPAFDQILQFAAIRTDFSFQELERHEIRIRLRPDVLIAPGALITHRIPLEVLKTGETEYDAIQQIHRMCNAAGTVSLGYNSLSFDDIFLRFSFYRNLMSPYTHQFASGCSRMDVFPLTVFFLLFRPEVLRWPERGGRVSLKLENLIRENKLAEGMAHDAMVDVEATLALARILAMEKDMWEYLIAGFDKKKDGIRMDQLPEAFQSGMGIHPHGILAGPDAGSANGYLAPVLGLGRSLVYGNQTLWLRLDDERLPSLDPAEPEKHTFVIRKKNGESPFILPPAARFWDRLSDEKKKVSAGNLAWLQSKPELVEDLAIYYREYRYPEISGLDPDASLYQKGFFSRSEEALCRRFHMLPPAKKSEMISDFPPALQTLAARILFRNGMDENHPLVRTMLSRQIEYLRSDNITERLRDWRGEPRRTAADVLQEIGVLREQGGLDAEQIDLLESLETDLHRHVSLE; encoded by the coding sequence ATGGGTAGCTATCTTTTTTATGATCTTGAAACCAGTGGACTGAACCCGGCTTTTGATCAGATTCTTCAGTTTGCGGCCATTCGAACGGATTTTTCCTTTCAGGAGCTGGAGCGCCATGAAATCCGCATACGCCTGCGTCCGGATGTTCTGATTGCACCAGGAGCCTTGATTACGCATCGCATTCCGCTGGAGGTTCTGAAAACTGGAGAAACAGAATATGATGCCATTCAGCAGATTCACAGGATGTGCAATGCTGCTGGAACCGTTTCTTTGGGTTATAACAGTCTTAGCTTTGATGATATTTTTTTAAGATTTTCTTTTTATAGAAATCTTATGTCTCCCTATACCCATCAGTTTGCCTCGGGATGCTCCCGAATGGATGTCTTTCCATTAACCGTTTTTTTTCTTCTTTTCCGCCCCGAAGTTCTCCGATGGCCGGAAAGGGGCGGGAGGGTAAGCCTTAAGCTTGAAAACCTGATTCGGGAAAATAAGCTTGCCGAGGGAATGGCCCATGATGCCATGGTTGATGTGGAGGCAACGCTGGCCCTTGCGCGCATATTGGCAATGGAAAAAGATATGTGGGAATACCTGATTGCTGGATTTGATAAAAAAAAAGATGGAATCCGCATGGACCAGTTGCCGGAGGCGTTTCAGTCTGGCATGGGAATTCATCCCCATGGTATCCTGGCAGGACCGGATGCTGGTTCAGCTAACGGATATCTGGCACCTGTTCTGGGATTGGGCCGTTCCCTTGTCTATGGTAATCAGACACTCTGGCTTCGCCTTGATGATGAGAGGCTTCCGTCTTTAGACCCTGCTGAGCCCGAAAAACATACGTTTGTGATCCGTAAAAAAAATGGTGAGTCTCCTTTTATTCTCCCTCCAGCTGCCCGATTCTGGGATCGTTTATCCGATGAAAAGAAAAAGGTCAGTGCCGGGAATCTGGCCTGGCTGCAATCCAAGCCAGAACTTGTGGAAGATCTAGCCATATATTACAGGGAATATCGTTATCCGGAAATTAGCGGACTGGACCCGGATGCTTCCCTTTATCAGAAGGGCTTTTTTTCCCGGTCGGAAGAAGCTTTGTGCCGTCGTTTTCATATGCTTCCACCGGCAAAGAAGTCAGAAATGATTTCCGATTTTCCACCCGCACTGCAAACCCTTGCCGCGCGGATTTTGTTTCGAAACGGGATGGATGAGAATCATCCCCTTGTGCGTACTATGCTAAGCAGACAGATAGAATATCTGCGTTCGGATAATATAACGGAGCGATTAAGGGACTGGCGCGGAGAACCGAGGAGAACGGCAGCTGATGTATTGCAGGAGATAGGCGTTCTTCGGGAGCAGGGTGGGCTGGATGCGGAACAGATAGATCTTCTCGAGTCTCTGGAAACAGATTTACACCGCCATGTTTCCCTGGAATGA
- the aat gene encoding leucyl/phenylalanyl-tRNA--protein transferase: MPVFQLGSSTTFPPAVFADQTGLLAIGGDLSIERLLSAYAEGIFPWYSEGDPILWWSPDPRLVLIPASLHISKSLRKRIRKQDFYVTMDESFTGVLEACAETRREKGEETWIMPEMMEAYQGLHDAGYAHSVEVRGDEGELRGGLYGVSLGRIFFGESMFTKTPDASKIALAALAGQLHIWNFDLIDCQMETRHLISMGAARMGRRHFLSVLKKSLQHGTCKGPWIMDALPMAPFFSKDLYG; the protein is encoded by the coding sequence ATGCCTGTTTTCCAGCTGGGCAGCTCCACGACATTCCCCCCTGCCGTATTTGCGGATCAAACGGGGCTTCTGGCCATAGGGGGGGACCTGAGCATTGAGCGCTTGCTTTCCGCATATGCGGAGGGAATTTTTCCATGGTACAGTGAAGGAGATCCTATTCTATGGTGGTCTCCGGATCCAAGGCTGGTTCTGATTCCTGCTTCCCTGCATATCTCAAAAAGTTTGCGTAAACGCATACGCAAACAGGATTTTTATGTGACCATGGATGAGAGTTTCACTGGGGTTCTGGAGGCTTGTGCTGAAACACGCAGGGAGAAGGGCGAAGAGACTTGGATTATGCCAGAAATGATGGAAGCATACCAGGGTCTTCACGATGCAGGCTATGCTCACTCCGTGGAAGTTAGGGGAGATGAAGGGGAGCTGCGGGGAGGATTGTATGGCGTGAGTCTTGGCCGGATTTTTTTTGGTGAAAGTATGTTCACAAAAACTCCGGATGCTTCGAAAATTGCCCTGGCTGCCCTCGCTGGTCAGCTGCATATCTGGAATTTTGATTTGATAGATTGCCAGATGGAAACCCGACACCTGATCTCTATGGGGGCTGCACGCATGGGTCGGCGACACTTTCTTTCCGTATTGAAAAAAAGCCTGCAACATGGCACATGCAAGGGGCCGTGGATTATGGATGCCCTTCCTATGGCTCCTTTTTTTTCGAAGGATCTTTATGGGTAG
- a CDS encoding transglutaminase-like domain-containing protein — MPVQAVTMETPPEDADLTSTVYIDSDNVDLIAFCSRHAISGNPVQTAVALYHAVRDGILYDPYRIVFSIHGMKASTTLHNGYGYCVAKAILLTAAARAAGIPARLGFANVRNHLATPRLQEIMGTDLFVYHGYTALFLRGRWVKATPTFNRELCERFAVLPLDFDGKTDSLLHPFDAHGKQHMVYEKDHGLFQDLPIKLILQASMDAYPEMMKGLQQGGTGGRFQEETGAFCTVTRDDS; from the coding sequence GTGCCGGTTCAAGCTGTGACAATGGAGACTCCTCCGGAGGATGCCGACCTTACATCAACCGTATACATTGATTCCGATAATGTGGACCTTATTGCTTTTTGTAGCAGACATGCCATTTCCGGCAACCCGGTTCAGACAGCGGTAGCTCTCTATCATGCCGTGAGGGATGGTATTCTTTATGATCCTTATCGCATCGTTTTTTCGATCCACGGCATGAAAGCATCGACGACTTTGCATAATGGGTACGGTTACTGTGTGGCGAAAGCGATCCTCCTGACAGCTGCAGCAAGGGCGGCTGGTATTCCTGCCCGATTGGGTTTTGCTAATGTGCGTAATCACCTTGCCACTCCCCGGTTGCAGGAAATAATGGGTACAGACCTGTTTGTTTACCATGGTTACACAGCTCTTTTTCTAAGAGGGAGATGGGTCAAGGCAACGCCTACATTCAATCGTGAGCTCTGTGAACGCTTTGCTGTTTTGCCCCTGGATTTTGACGGTAAAACCGATTCCCTTCTCCATCCCTTTGATGCCCATGGTAAGCAGCATATGGTGTATGAAAAAGACCATGGCCTTTTTCAGGATCTTCCCATTAAGCTGATTTTACAGGCCTCTATGGATGCGTATCCTGAAATGATGAAAGGCCTTCAACAGGGAGGAACAGGAGGCCGTTTTCAGGAGGAAACAGGCGCTTTCTGCACAGTGACAAGAGATGATTCGTAG
- a CDS encoding O-antigen ligase family protein — protein MGLPVVWKKYGSYHWFSLALIASFPLLVPFGRLSEIPIILMAIGGVFLLINERKKLFLNREIILFTFVFSAIWIPVWISLIGAVYPPKTLSVGLTFVRMFLAGVFIVSTMAGSPGVSGKVLKTLALLLCVWVADALLQAAVGYNLIAYPDVGGRVNSFFGESLNFGPYMATFSPLLFVYALLNWRWQGQSFAFLGVVVVVFMAGSRSGWVVLAFVIAGIAVWIVRREGWKILSRFAIMALVLMGVAGGILQFSQPFSDRLRQSMLVFSKDSESVNHALSNRLPIWETTFEVIRANPINGVGARGLRYAYEDFASPDDYFVQKDYTVHHAHNLVLDIGSETGLIGLTGLVLAMGILLCAWRAAGPEERLRAFPYALVLFVIFLPINSHFAMYSSAWSTTYFWAMSLFFGALAKQEGFKKAA, from the coding sequence ATGGGATTGCCAGTAGTATGGAAAAAGTATGGTTCTTATCATTGGTTTTCACTGGCCCTGATTGCATCTTTTCCTCTCCTTGTTCCTTTTGGCAGATTGTCAGAGATACCCATTATCCTGATGGCCATCGGAGGTGTTTTTCTGCTGATCAATGAGAGGAAGAAACTATTCCTGAACAGAGAAATTATTCTGTTTACGTTTGTATTTTCAGCTATATGGATTCCTGTCTGGATTTCTTTAATAGGGGCGGTATATCCACCTAAAACATTGAGCGTGGGGCTGACTTTTGTTCGTATGTTTCTGGCAGGGGTTTTTATCGTATCCACCATGGCAGGCAGTCCGGGAGTCTCTGGAAAAGTTTTAAAAACATTGGCCCTGCTTCTGTGCGTATGGGTTGCGGATGCGCTTTTGCAGGCAGCAGTCGGGTATAATCTAATTGCTTACCCCGATGTGGGTGGGCGCGTGAACAGTTTTTTTGGAGAAAGTCTCAACTTTGGTCCCTACATGGCTACTTTCAGTCCACTGCTGTTTGTTTATGCACTTTTAAACTGGCGGTGGCAGGGGCAGAGTTTTGCTTTCCTTGGAGTGGTTGTGGTCGTTTTTATGGCGGGCAGCCGAAGCGGATGGGTTGTTCTTGCCTTTGTGATTGCCGGGATTGCGGTGTGGATTGTGCGCAGGGAGGGGTGGAAAATCCTGTCCCGCTTTGCCATAATGGCACTGGTTCTTATGGGTGTGGCGGGTGGAATCCTGCAGTTTTCCCAGCCGTTTTCGGATCGTTTGCGTCAATCTATGCTGGTTTTCAGTAAGGATAGCGAATCCGTTAACCATGCTCTCAGCAATCGTCTGCCAATTTGGGAGACAACTTTCGAGGTGATCAGGGCAAATCCCATTAACGGTGTGGGTGCTCGGGGCCTGAGATATGCTTATGAGGATTTTGCTTCTCCTGACGATTATTTTGTTCAGAAAGATTACACCGTTCATCATGCCCACAATCTTGTTCTTGATATCGGAAGTGAGACCGGCCTTATCGGTCTTACTGGCCTGGTGCTGGCCATGGGTATCCTGCTTTGTGCATGGAGAGCCGCCGGGCCGGAGGAACGTTTGCGAGCTTTTCCCTATGCTTTGGTACTTTTTGTCATTTTCCTTCCCATAAACAGTCATTTCGCCATGTATTCTTCAGCATGGTCCACCACGTATTTCTGGGCCATGTCCCTTTTCTTTGGTGCCCTGGCAAAGCAAGAAGGTTTTAAAAAAGCAGCATAG
- a CDS encoding glycosyltransferase family 4 protein: MRIAQVLTSSGFGGAERLFVDICNGMARRGHDVLALCPENFQGLSLMDTNPLLRTEFLRSHWDRNLFAEQRIRKEINVFRPDVVHTHLARSASLTGAALRERGVPIIANMHNYVKLKYYKNIDYFVPGTEHQAAYLHANGIAKERISVIPHFTNICSDGNEAHDFSSPVLVAFGRFVHKKGFDVLLRAIVLLQDQGINPVLFLGGDGPEADSLKKLAYELGISERIHFCGWVEDVDQFLRKAPFFVLPSRDEPFGIVVLEAMASGNCIIATRTRGPVEVLRDDSAFFCKIDDCEDMAEAIARAMRSPEVAKEHAVVSRGIFAKKFAPDVILSQYERFFSEILSFRNPMKQKKS, encoded by the coding sequence ATGAGAATCGCACAGGTCCTTACTTCTTCAGGATTCGGTGGCGCAGAGCGCCTTTTTGTCGATATATGCAATGGTATGGCGAGAAGGGGCCATGATGTTCTGGCTTTATGCCCTGAAAATTTTCAGGGACTTAGTCTTATGGATACCAATCCCTTGCTCCGCACGGAGTTTCTCAGAAGCCATTGGGACCGCAATCTTTTTGCTGAGCAAAGAATCCGTAAGGAGATTAACGTATTCAGGCCGGATGTTGTGCATACCCATCTTGCCCGATCAGCTTCTTTAACAGGGGCAGCACTCAGGGAACGGGGTGTTCCCATCATTGCCAACATGCATAATTACGTAAAGCTGAAATATTATAAAAATATAGATTATTTTGTTCCGGGTACAGAGCATCAGGCTGCCTATCTCCATGCAAACGGGATAGCAAAAGAACGAATTTCAGTGATTCCACATTTTACCAATATATGTTCTGACGGAAATGAGGCGCATGATTTCTCTTCTCCTGTATTGGTAGCTTTTGGTCGTTTTGTTCATAAAAAGGGCTTTGATGTTCTTCTGAGGGCTATAGTCCTGCTACAGGATCAGGGGATAAATCCGGTACTTTTTCTCGGGGGGGACGGCCCTGAAGCGGATTCTTTGAAAAAGCTTGCCTATGAGCTTGGTATCTCTGAACGGATACATTTTTGTGGCTGGGTGGAAGATGTGGATCAGTTTTTGAGGAAAGCTCCTTTTTTCGTTCTTCCATCGCGTGATGAGCCTTTTGGTATTGTGGTTCTCGAGGCGATGGCCAGTGGAAATTGCATCATTGCAACGCGAACCCGGGGACCAGTGGAGGTTTTACGGGATGACAGTGCTTTTTTCTGCAAAATTGATGACTGTGAAGATATGGCGGAGGCTATTGCCAGGGCAATGCGGTCACCTGAGGTTGCAAAGGAGCATGCAGTGGTTTCACGGGGGATTTTTGCCAAAAAGTTTGCTCCGGACGTGATCCTGTCTCAGTATGAACGTTTTTTTTCTGAAATTCTTTCGTTTCGGAATCCGATGAAGCAAAAAAAATCATGA
- the clpA gene encoding ATP-dependent Clp protease ATP-binding subunit ClpA yields MISKELSATLGFAVREAKRRRHEYVCVEHVLFAILHDAIGMEILEACGGNMGKLKQRLENFFRERMETLPESTEYVLQQTVGFQRMIQRAVNHARSAEKNEVSVGDILAVIFQEKDSHAAFYLEKEGITRLDVLTYISHGVGTDTARSPQDIPRPAPGERSKEDPLESYTVDLVEKAARGCIDPLVGRRDELRRTLQVLCRRRKNNPVFVGDPGVGKTALAEGLAQRIYDGDIPAILKDCRIFSLDMGSLLAGTKFRGDFELRLKKVIEALKKHKNAILFIDEIHTIVGAGATNSGSMDASNILKPSLGSGEFRCIGSTTYEEFKNHFEKDRALSRRFEKIELAEPSVEACISILEGLKSRYEDHHTITYSSDAIEAAVKLSSRYLNDRFLPDKAIDVMDEAGALYALKRSEGYLGRGVITEKEVEDVIARMAKVPQKSVSGSDKKKLFRLEEQLKAVVFGQEAAIFALSAAIKRSRSGLGHPEKPVGSFLFTGPTGVGKTEVARQLAAVLGIHFVRYDMSEFMEKHAVSRLIGAPPGYVGFEQGGLLTDEIRKYPHAVLLLDEIEKAHPDVFNILLQVMDYARLTDNNGKHADFRNVILIMTSNVGAREMATATIGFSASGQDEAGKGRHAVNRMFSPEFRNRLDDILSFSPLDQKIMEKVVEKFMGVVRVQLAERGVTLRLSAKARQWLARKGYDPKFGARPLDRLIQVEVKDKLADALLFGELVAGGSVSIGLQQDALTFRCKAAESEGT; encoded by the coding sequence ATGATCAGCAAAGAGTTGAGCGCAACCCTCGGTTTTGCGGTTCGGGAGGCCAAAAGGCGTCGGCATGAGTATGTTTGCGTGGAGCATGTCCTTTTTGCCATTTTGCACGATGCCATTGGCATGGAAATTCTGGAAGCATGCGGCGGCAACATGGGTAAGCTCAAGCAGCGTTTAGAAAATTTTTTTCGAGAACGCATGGAAACTCTTCCTGAAAGTACGGAATATGTGCTCCAGCAGACCGTAGGATTCCAGCGTATGATTCAGCGTGCAGTAAACCATGCACGGAGTGCGGAGAAAAACGAAGTAAGCGTGGGAGATATTCTGGCGGTTATTTTTCAGGAAAAGGACTCCCATGCTGCATTCTATCTGGAAAAAGAGGGCATTACCCGTCTGGATGTCCTGACCTATATTTCCCATGGAGTGGGAACGGATACTGCCCGTTCCCCGCAGGATATTCCCCGCCCGGCCCCGGGTGAACGGAGCAAAGAAGATCCCCTGGAAAGTTATACGGTGGATCTGGTGGAAAAAGCAGCCAGGGGCTGCATTGATCCACTGGTAGGAAGGCGTGATGAACTGCGGCGGACCCTGCAGGTTCTTTGCAGGAGAAGAAAAAACAACCCTGTTTTTGTAGGAGATCCAGGTGTTGGGAAAACAGCGCTGGCAGAAGGGCTTGCCCAGCGTATTTATGATGGGGATATTCCTGCTATCTTAAAAGATTGCCGTATTTTTTCTTTGGATATGGGTTCCCTGCTTGCAGGAACGAAATTCCGGGGTGATTTTGAGCTTCGTCTGAAAAAGGTCATCGAAGCTTTAAAAAAGCATAAAAATGCTATTTTATTCATTGATGAAATTCATACCATTGTCGGGGCAGGCGCAACCAATTCCGGTTCCATGGATGCGTCCAATATATTGAAACCATCCCTTGGGTCTGGAGAATTTCGCTGCATTGGTTCCACTACCTATGAGGAATTTAAAAATCATTTTGAAAAAGACCGTGCGCTTTCCAGAAGATTTGAAAAAATTGAGCTTGCCGAACCTTCCGTGGAAGCCTGCATCAGTATTCTCGAAGGCCTGAAGAGCCGATATGAAGATCATCATACTATTACGTATTCTTCCGACGCCATTGAGGCCGCGGTTAAATTGTCTTCCCGCTATCTGAATGACCGGTTTCTTCCTGATAAAGCCATTGATGTGATGGATGAAGCCGGAGCACTGTATGCGTTGAAACGTTCCGAAGGATATCTCGGAAGGGGGGTAATCACAGAAAAAGAAGTTGAGGATGTGATTGCCAGGATGGCAAAGGTTCCGCAGAAAAGTGTGTCCGGATCCGATAAAAAAAAGCTGTTTCGTCTGGAGGAACAACTCAAGGCCGTGGTTTTTGGTCAGGAAGCCGCTATCTTCGCTTTGTCTGCGGCGATCAAACGATCCCGTTCGGGGCTGGGGCACCCTGAAAAACCAGTGGGTTCTTTCCTTTTTACGGGCCCTACGGGTGTGGGAAAAACGGAAGTGGCCCGCCAGCTGGCTGCTGTACTGGGGATCCACTTTGTGCGCTATGATATGAGTGAATTTATGGAAAAGCACGCCGTATCAAGGCTGATCGGAGCACCCCCAGGGTATGTAGGTTTTGAGCAAGGTGGTCTGTTGACCGATGAAATTCGCAAGTATCCCCATGCCGTTCTGCTTTTGGATGAAATTGAAAAAGCCCATCCCGATGTGTTCAATATACTACTTCAGGTGATGGACTATGCCCGGCTGACTGATAATAACGGAAAACATGCGGATTTCAGAAATGTTATTCTGATTATGACATCCAATGTTGGTGCCAGGGAAATGGCAACGGCTACCATTGGTTTCAGTGCGTCAGGACAGGATGAAGCAGGAAAGGGGAGACATGCCGTAAATCGAATGTTTTCTCCGGAATTTCGAAACCGTCTGGATGATATCCTTTCTTTTTCTCCACTGGACCAGAAAATTATGGAAAAGGTGGTAGAAAAGTTTATGGGTGTCGTGCGAGTACAGCTGGCCGAGCGTGGGGTAACCCTCAGGCTGAGTGCAAAGGCCCGTCAGTGGCTTGCCCGCAAAGGCTATGACCCCAAATTCGGTGCCCGTCCACTGGATCGATTGATCCAAGTAGAGGTGAAGGATAAGCTGGCAGATGCTCTTTTGTTCGGGGAGCTGGTTGCCGGTGGCAGTGTTTCCATTGGCTTACAACAAGATGCCCTTACCTTTCGCTGTAAAGCTGCAGAGAGTGAAGGAACCTAG